A stretch of DNA from Cryptomeria japonica chromosome 4, Sugi_1.0, whole genome shotgun sequence:
aataatgtgacttgttatgcatgtaaaaaattgggcatattgctaaattttgtagaagcaagtcctcaccggtaaacaacaaaggtcctagtttgaaaggaaaagaaaaggttgaagaagtaaagcaggaattctcaaaacaatggatcaggaaatctaAACTGTttattgataggaatactcctccaccggcagaacaaagtaacactccaccagtaaaagaaagtaacactccaccggcaggagactcttcatcaaattgaagaaaattcccttgagggtttggcaatcaaatgagaaatatgctattattccctcggttgatggtaagaagttgaaattacttctatactgacagataaagttaagtgattacttaatcgacaagcattaaatgtggtagttggtagattgacattataaattagtgtttttgacACCATTTtgcttcactgagcattcaaacatttgaagagcatgaaatttctagagctaaggcatttcgagcaaagaagcaaagcaattcagcaatcaatctttccaaaggcagaaaaaggtatttataatcatggcatcctcgtgtacctgaattcatagcaaaccctactgtagtggaagtaatcaagcgccctagGCCCGTTTTTCAGTTAGTTctcgaaatagcaaagaaggatgataatgttggtgctttttctcaaatccccaaaggagtagtttttgcagaagaccctaggatgtatattcattgccatatagaagaattaggagatgaagaaattaagaacatgtacaagactgttatttgtgatgattctggtaatgtgaaacctgaacacaaaataattgaaaccctaggattcacagaaattctctgcattctggatttccccaaggaagttattaggatagttttgagcagggtacatggtgcattcttttggctagattttgttcacaaaattactaaggaagctgtaaaagttgtaacagggctaccctccaccggtaacagacctgacaagacaaagaaggtctcaaatgacctagtaatgaacctaccaagtgcaacatccaacaaaaggtctttaagggtgaatgatctaactgacataaatgtgagattcattagcatgattctaggctacaaaacaacacatgcaaacaaactaaattcagtttccagcttatgcataaagagtgctcacgacatgattaaggataatgtgaaaattgatgtgtgtgaatggttgaaggatgaattgattgacaatctaggaaagatcaagaaggataagaaagggacatttagatttggcaacttacttgtttgcttaatgctacatataaccaaacaggtgcccagtataggtaataagaaccttggatttgacatactagtaggcaaacagttatctaacttattgaacaacatgggtgaaaacaaagagaagaatattaatgagtactttcaagcattaaaggctagaatgaacgctagagtcagactgtcacaagaaattgtaaataaatataaggatgacatatgttttgtgattaagaaggacaagatctagatggaggcagttatcccaagaacaatttgggttactgaaatgggttatgagacagatgatcacatcattgaaacatatacaaaagcccttctggaagcacccaaggaacctaaggaagaggtatttgacagtgctaaaaccattgagaatcaaattcaatccaacaagagagtgaagaaagtagaagcaacaatgaggagaggttcaaggtaggctaaggctatcaaagaagatgtacttaaacaaaccggtatcactgaagatgagttacaagcacaacaactagaaactcacctttcaccggtagcaacttcttcagaaagtgacatgcgagctgcatttaaaagagttgtgaggaaaagacaaccttcactggtatccacaccttaacctagaagaaccaggcaaaaacaataggtagtaaggccctcggctaagaagacaactccaaagaagaaaaagttaacaccaaagaaaaggactcaacaaaatattgcttcgattgacagactgttggatgaaataatagaggatggacagctgaaaaacatcaacaaattatatgattcactatcagttgatgataaataaaaagttgaaaatagtgtaattctacacttggatatctataagaaattttttgatgcaaattgtagatgaagtacctgTAGAaatatttaagagacttgaagctagaagacaagctgttatagagcttgacaagaaaataaagattgagaaactactttctatttatcctgttaactcaccaaaggagatagatgatatgatctcagaggctaaccagacagtattctcaactgcacactggcatgtaacacttatggttggtagagtaaatgaggttgcagaggaaattgctaatgcatgggatatattccttgttgagaaggaaaaataggaagaatatagaaaccccaaaccaatcaaggtatatcagaaagacaaggataagggaaaaggaaaggttggtggacctccaagcatcaaaataacaaATAATCTACCACCACCGTCTCAagatactccactggtaacaacaactgaagatcaaccggctgatgagagtatggatatatcacaagaggatacaaatcctaattctgaggtattatatatagtagatgttgatactcaaaaggtcaacattgtggtagataaggacacaaccggtaagacagatatggctagtgagccaccggtaactgataacacagataacactgaaggaaaaccGATAGATAATGCCATAGAACAACAAACAGAGTAACAtgaagagcaacaggctccagcacAGGAACAGGTTAATACAAAATCAGTGCCATCGGTAACTgctgagcaaaacaaaccattgcttaaggaaatggaaacatagactgacctaccagaggtcactgcaagcaaggatattgctcccaccagcggaattcagagtgttggctcttcaagtgcaggattcaagacaacaaatgtaactgaagttcttttagactctataaagaaaataacagattgtagttcacaggcatataaagctatagattacacaattccaattttgaagatgatagctccaaaatgtaatgtagataataaggatctttgagtcaacttgacactttgtctaagtatattattgacaacatagggacagttgaacaaataaaggaggacgcattcaaagagaggttagaaaaggaaaaacaaaaattctttgaggaataaataaagaagtgtacaaggcagtttgacacacttctaccggaattatgtagcacattaaaggaattcaaaactttgtacagagatacttgtaagactaactttatgacagttgatatagacaagaagatcaacaagatagaggaggaaataaatcaactacctgacaattttattaattcatctgattcattatcagtttttgagcaaaagataataggctttgaggaagaattactataGCTAGAAAGGGAAAtggagagaataaaaagtaaggctaaggatctgaaattaagactaagtccaaaactggactacctagcatccttaaggaaagaaatatctgatgcattggtacaaggacagaaaacaccagtagagaaaatgcaacacctcaccgatacaactcagaggatagaggccacaataaaagacagtaaaaagttcattgagaacttgaatctggttttcgcagatctttttcagattgtaaccaaccagttacaaggttgagacaggaaactacactctattgacactttgacaacctttgtcattgatgccaaagggggagtagtggtatgagaaaaatccaataacttagggatcatctgctcagggggaacacacatttttggtaataatttttggacttcaatttttgatacacttctgaatttttctcatgagtgtcgccatcaatgccaaagggggagattattggcaaatgcacgctccaatgagacattgtaggtgattgaaggtttcatcattgatggcaaccttacaatcctatgtcaccagcaaagtcagattctacactggcacacaaacCACCGGCACCgtcagtgaaaggaagcataccgacacagaaaccgataggaattttgttgttaatatattttgtttattattgtaaaatcattgtaagccgacttggcaagttgtaaaatgactcttatataagagagttcattgaagaacattgtaagaagatatatgtaatgaatggaggaatgtaattaagcgaaataaggcagacctattatgcgaattataggttaagggtttatgtatgaagcagagctataaaccggtactggatctggcatagtagatgcttttttgaagcagtacaagacattggatttatataatccattttgtaagttagtgagacttcccattttgtaattgagcagtgcgctctaggcacttggccttcctgcatgtgcaggcccctcttgtagcagtaatattctcctattggccagtaagtgaatattgtgggtcacaaatcccaccgaggtttttcccacaccaggtttcctttttaaaatattgtgttatggtgtgtttttcatgtggttgtttttatctctatttattgcattactttctatttacaagtacacagttctaatttgctctacatgttttaagtcaagaaaatcttattaccagttagatactgattcacccccccctctcagtatctgtgggaatcctaacaattaaaAAGTAGAATAACCTCTTTAACTTAgttatttcattcattttattgcagAATTCCAAGGATTATTTAtgcattaatttgtcctcatttcaactcattcaattctttttttaaaaaatcccTTGAATGTTTTACAATATCTGAAAACCTAAAGTATTGATATATATCACAATGTTACCTTCTAAGACCCGTTGTACTATTTTCCACTTTAATTTTGTTATTTAGTGTTGATATACATGGTAGGATAACTATAGAGCCATATTTTGAATACATTTAAAAGATTTGATATTTATTGCAATTTATCTAAAAACTTCCCAAATTCTATTTGTATACTTTCTTATATTAGCAACACCTCCTAGATGTTGTAAAAACTAAGTAGGACATTAAGAAAACTTGTTGATTACTAAATACTATTTTAATTTATCAATCATAGCTCAAGCAGTTAGTAAGATTGTGTCAAGGCTTCGAGTTCTTTTCATGTAGGTCCAAGGTTCAACTCTCACTAGTTGGGTATACCAAGCGGTTGGGTTGTTTGAGCCTTCTTAGTCATCCATTGAGGTATTCATGTGAGTATTCTCACCTTAGATTTCCCCGTTTATATCCCAAAACAACAAGGTTTCATTGGGTCAGGTTTCGTCGGGTCGCTGGCCTAACTCATTGGGTTATCTCacgatatcaatttttttttttatcgatgGTAACATTTCAAGGCTCCCTTATAAGTTGTTTTGTGTCTACAACTACTCACTTTGTGCTTTTAAAGGGACACTGAATAATTTTTACTAAGTCAAAATATCATTATGTATTGAAATGTCAGTTCATATCTTACCTTCTAAGGTCACCAAATTATTTTACCTATTGAATTCTTTTATTAATAACATTCTGAAATAGTCACTACAATGTGGAGGTCTTTCTTGtacattattttaattaaattatagcaTCCATAAGTTATTTTAAGAATAAAAAGAAGTTGTTGCTTTCTATTTATTATTTTCGTTCACtataaaaatggaaaattaacATAAATTCTTAATTTCTTTTATTGGAAGCATTGATTAATTTACTAAGAGTTTATTTGGTTGATATATACACATAAATCATATTGTTTCCTCTTATTCATTATGTCATATTAGCTTGAATAAATAGAACTTCATTTATGTTTTTCCTACATTAACAAATATTTAAACACCTCGCATTAATGAATATCATTAAGGAAGAAACATATAACAATACATGTATTAGTGATGAGAATTTATTATAGTTGTATTTCCGTTAAGTAAAGTTTTACTCTATTGCACATATTAGTTTGTAAACATTCTAtcaaaaataatcataaaataaaacatTAGAAGAAACTAAAAATTTGTCATTTGTACTACTACATTGCTATATATATAAATTCTTTAAAATCCAATTGTATCTTACCTTGAATGTCATCAAATATAACTATAAATTATTTATCATTGTTTATATTGCCTAGTATAGCTTTTTGAGTAACATTATTATAGTTCAATTAATTTATTGGACAACCTACTATAACAATCAAACACACATGGTGAACCTTGAATTTATGCAGCATACAAAAAAAGACTTATTTTCCAAGCTAACTAATCTTGGAGGAAAATGATTTAAAATTGAGGTTTCTTTTGTATATTATTGATGGATGTTCCATTGTGAGATATCTGGTGGATGATCCTCTAACCTTGGATGAGAATTCTCATTAAGATATATATTTTAGATCTTAGAAAAAAGACTTTGGAGTAACCCCAGAGATACTTTTTGttgtctttaatattaaaatcttaCTTTGGTGCATATAAGACCAATTTTATAGCTTTGAGAAAAtattaaagataaaataaaagcATCAAATGGACCTAGATTGATGTGTGGTGATGTAATTCTCCTATAATCCCACTatatttcttttattctttatcCAAATAAAGTTTTAGACATGTTTATTAGATTCTTTTCTCTAACAATGAATGAATGTTCAAGCTCAAAAATAAAAGCAAACATACATAAGATGATTTCTTGTCAACTAATAATAGCAACAATAAAATTGCATTTGAATTAtaatttcaaaaattcaagattcaaatatgtaatttaaaaGTATAATCAATCAAATCTATAATTACTAATCtaattgaaaattataaaaaataaattttgaaaatgatGATAAAGCTAAAATGAAGtacatttaaaaaattaattgcTTATACACTTTTATTATATTTGATATACTCAAAACGTAAAGAAACAGGCCACAGGCTTACAGTTTTCACCATTGCACCCTCCTATTTCAAAAATGTTAATAATGGCGGCCACCAGAGGGAACATTTCTGAAACAGGAGATTTCCTTGTTATAATAAGGTTTTATATGCTATTAATTATCGGGGGTGACTACGATTTTGTGTGATGTACGCGGCAGTTTGAGAGAGCCAAAGACATGAATATGATATTGAGATATACTTTGAACTAATAAAGTTTATGGAAGATAGTTGTCTGAAACGTCTGCcaaaaattgggaaatgtttgacTTAGAAAAGACGCTCTACAGTTATGAGGGCCTCAAATTTGCACTGCTCAAGGTTCATGGATGGCGTTGAAAGCAATTAAATATAAAGGGCAGTTCCGGAGCTCAATCTCTGAAAAGAGTATTCTATTTGGCGAAAAAAAAACATATAGACAAAGGGGAAGGGAAGGGCATGGCAAGCAGGGCGTTGTGCGCAGAATGTGAGGATTAGAAAAGTGACCAAATTATGGTATCGAGGTTGCCTTGCAGATGACGGTTACTCTAGGGCAGAAAAGTAATGAAAGGGTGCACGAGGACTAGGGTTTTGGACAGAGAGCGTTTTGACCGGTTGAAGGAACCAACCAACGGGAAGGATCTGGCCGGGCCCGGCAAGCAGCGTAAAATGAGCTGTGCTTTGTAAATATCGAGACATTGTCCCCCAATGAAAAGCTAAAGAGATCTGCGGAGGTCTAAGAGCATAGGTTACAACTTAAGGCTTTCGATAAAGCCTGGCCCGGGCCCGGCCGGAATTTGCTCCCATGGTTAAGTAATGCCTCGTGGCATCTCCTCTTTGGGTTTGACCTCAACTTGCACGTGATTGTAACATTGAAAGAGAAATGACAGCAATGTTATGGTAATGGGTCTTTGGTTTATTGGTGAAGTTAAAAGGTTCTTAATGAGCTTATCAGGATTATGTCTTGCTGAGTGCAAAGTTGGGACATGCAAAACGGATGAGGTCAGGTTGCTAGGACGAATTTAGTTTATGTCTAGGAGAAATGGTAGTAACGCTAATGGGTCtttggtctattggtgaagttaAAAGGTTTTTAATGGACCTATCAGAAATAAGTTTTGCTCAGTGCCAAGCTGAGACATGTAAAAAAGATGAGGTCAGGTTGATAGGACAAATTTAGTGGAAACTATGAAGCTGGGATCATGCAGAAATGGTAGTAACGCTAATGGGTCtttggtctattggtgaagttaAAAGGTTTTTAATGAGTTTATCGAGAATAAGCTTTGATGAGTGCCAAGCTCCGACATGTAAAAGGGATGAGGTTAGATTGATAGGACGAATTTACTGGAAGCTATGAGACTGGGATCATGCCTCGGATGAATTTGGGAGAATGGATGAAATAGGTGGCTCTTAGCCAAAAAGATTCTAGTGCTTGCTTCTTGTGTTCCCATATCAAATAATAAAAATGAATTTGTGAATGACGTCCATTAAAAGAAAAGGACCAGCAATGGATAGTAGGACAAGAGCGGGCCCGAGGGCAGAGCTCCCACTTGTCAATTGCCATGGGCGACCATGACCCATCCAAACCCTAACCTCACGTTAACCCATCATCATATAGAGCGCCTGCCCGTGGTGTTCCATTCTTTCACTGTACCATCAGAAATTTTTGGTTCAGTGCACACGGTGTTTACCagtctttcctttttttttttgctttcggGCGGCTCTGTATACGCAGCAGTAGTTATCATCAGCTCCAAGTTCCAACACGTACTAGTTCGTACTTGCAGAGGTTTCAGATTTACAGAGCCGCAATTAGGTTAACTACGAATTATGCTGTAAGTTTACCCCGGGTGTTGAAGAAATTCGTTTGTTGGTGTATGAAAAAAATAGCGAGGAGGAGGACGAGGACGATCTTGTGCCAGGAGAGGAGGGGAGTGAGGAATAGTAGTGATTTTGTGAAATCTGAGAATCAGTCCTGGCAGCGGCCAAGTGGTGGGCGGGGAATGTGTCGATGGCGGGGATGGATCCAGGTGCCCCCTCAGCCTACGCTACTTCTCAGCTGCCCGGTTCCCTTCACCTCCACGCACCTTCAGACGACGAGAACAGCGGGAACAGCGGCCCGGGCAGGGGGCAGAAGAGGGGCCGCGATGAGAAAAACAATAGCAGCAGCAATAACAACAATGGAAATGCAAATGGAAAGGGCGAACAGAGTTTGGCCGTTCAGGATGTCGGGGAAGGAGGGAGGCGTCCTAGGGGACGCCCACCAGGGTCCAAAAATAAGCCTAAGCCACCCATCATTATAACCCGGGACAGTGCGAATGCACTGCGAGCTCATGTACTGGAGATTGCAAATGGGTGTGATGTGGGCGAAAGTGTTGCGACGTATGCACGGCGAAGGCAGCGCGGGGTTTGTATTCTGAGCGGCAGTGGAACTGTGACCAATGTTACGCTAAGGCAACCGGCTGCCCCGGGTGCAATTGTGACGCTCCATGGAAGGTTTGAGATTTTGTCCCTGTCGGGTGCTTTCATGCCTCCTCCTGCGCCCCCTGGGGCAACTGGATTGACAATTTATTTGGCTGGGGGGCAAGGACAGGTTGTGGGAGGGAATGTTGTGGGTGCGCTTGTGGCTTCTGGCCCAGTTGTGCTTATTGCGGCTTCTTTTATGAATGCTACTTATGAGAGGCTTCCTTTGGATGAGGAAGAGCCCATGGCTTTGCAGAATCCCGGTGGTGGAGGACCTGGTTCACAGCATCAGCAGTTAACGGATCCGTCCAATATGCCCATCTATAACCTACCGCCTAATTTGCTCAATGTTCAACTGCCTTCCGATGCCTATGCTTGGGCTCCTGCTAGGCCTCCTTATTGACATGACCAATTTTGCAGCAGCAGCAGGATGGCTTCTTCAACAGCTCTTTTCCTAACGGGTGAACGAGGTCAGCACATTCATATATTATGTACAAATTATGCTGTGGTTTAATTGCTTTCTTTAGGAATTGA
This window harbors:
- the LOC131071069 gene encoding AT-hook motif nuclear-localized protein 23, which translates into the protein MAGMDPGAPSAYATSQLPGSLHLHAPSDDENSGNSGPGRGQKRGRDEKNNSSSNNNNGNANGKGEQSLAVQDVGEGGRRPRGRPPGSKNKPKPPIIITRDSANALRAHVLEIANGCDVGESVATYARRRQRGVCILSGSGTVTNVTLRQPAAPGAIVTLHGRFEILSLSGAFMPPPAPPGATGLTIYLAGGQGQVVGGNVVGALVASGPVVLIAASFMNATYERLPLDEEEPMALQNPGGGGPGSQHQQLTDPSNMPIYNLPPNLLNVQLPSDAYAWAPARPPY